One Candidatus Zixiibacteriota bacterium DNA window includes the following coding sequences:
- a CDS encoding 3-hydroxybutyryl-CoA dehydrogenase, with translation MIKKVGIVGFGQMGAGIAQVAAQAGYQVTANEVSEELVQKGIKGITKQLDKAIEKGKLDAAGKEKVLGNVKGTTDYSDLADCDIVIEAATENMQIKKEIFTELDKICKPEAILATNTSSLPVGDLAAVTKRRDKFLGLHFFNPVPVMKLVEVVSTLDTSEATFNEAWAFAQGVGKSPVKAKDRPGFIVNVLLIPYLLDAIRQYQNGLASREDIDSGMMHGCGHPMGPLTLTDFIGLDTTLYIADIMFEEFKDSHYAAPPLLRRMVKAGYLGKKSGRGFFEYNK, from the coding sequence ATGATCAAGAAAGTCGGTATTGTCGGGTTCGGCCAGATGGGCGCGGGAATCGCCCAGGTGGCGGCGCAGGCCGGTTATCAGGTAACGGCCAATGAGGTCAGCGAGGAACTGGTCCAAAAAGGGATCAAGGGAATCACCAAACAACTGGATAAGGCGATCGAGAAAGGGAAACTCGATGCCGCCGGCAAAGAAAAAGTGCTGGGGAATGTCAAAGGGACCACCGATTACTCGGATTTGGCCGATTGCGATATCGTGATCGAAGCGGCCACCGAAAATATGCAGATCAAAAAAGAGATTTTCACCGAGCTGGATAAAATCTGTAAACCGGAGGCAATCCTGGCGACTAATACGTCATCGCTTCCGGTGGGAGATTTGGCCGCCGTGACCAAACGGCGCGATAAGTTCTTGGGTTTGCACTTTTTCAACCCGGTGCCGGTGATGAAACTGGTCGAGGTTGTTTCGACCCTCGATACCAGCGAGGCGACATTTAACGAGGCGTGGGCTTTTGCGCAGGGAGTCGGTAAGTCCCCGGTCAAAGCCAAAGACCGCCCGGGGTTCATAGTCAATGTGCTTCTGATACCGTACCTTCTCGATGCCATTCGCCAGTACCAGAACGGCCTGGCCTCGCGCGAGGATATCGACAGCGGCATGATGCACGGCTGCGGGCACCCAATGGGGCCGCTCACACTGACCGATTTTATCGGGCTGGATACGACCCTGTACATTGCGGATATCATGTTCGAGGAGTTCAAGGACAGCCATTACGCCGCGCCGCCGCTTCTCCGCCGGATGGTCAAGGCCGGTTATCTGGGGAAAAAGTCCGGTCGCGGTTTCTTTGAGTACAATAAGTAA